One Kineosporia sp. NBRC 101731 genomic window, CCCGTCCGAGACCACGGACGAACTGCGTCACAACCGCTCCCGTCGCGCCGCGTCCGGTCGCGAGCCGGGCGCGTTCGTCACCTCCGAGCGCCGCCGGGCCCGGCGCCACGTGATGCCCTCGGAAGACTCCGAGACCGGCTACGGAATCGGCAGTTCCAGTAACGAGAACGAGGGCGCCCCGTCCGTCGGCACCTGGCTGCAGGACCGGCGCCCCGAGACCGACGCATCCCCCACGCCCACCAGTCAGTCACCGGCACCGGCACCGGCACCGGACAAGCAGGCCTGGAGCGCCCTGCACGACCGTGCCCGCCGGGACGAGGACCCGCTGAGCCCGGGCACCGCCACGGAGCCCCGCAGCAATACAGAGCCCCGCAGCAACACCGGCCCACTGATTGCCGGCACCCGGAGCCACACCGAGGCAGAGACCTCCGATGCACTGGGGACACCGGCACGGAACACCGATGCGCTCGGTGCCCACCCACGGGGTACCGACCCACGGGGTACCGACCCACTCGGCACCAACCCACTCGGCGCCGGCCCGCTCGGCGCCAACCCGCGGGAAACCGGTGCGCCGGCGACACCCCCGTGGGGCACCGATGCTCGGGGCCCGGACTCCCGGCCCCCGAGCACCCGCACCGGTGAGGCCTCGGACGATGTTCCGGCCGAGCCCGACCGACGGGGTGGATCGTGGGACCGCGCCGAACTGGAGCGCGCCGAGCTCAATCGTACGGAGCTGAACCGCGCCGACCTCCACGAGGTGGCCAACGCCCTGCGTGCGTCCCTCGAACGCGAGAGCCGGGACGCCGGGCGGGAGCGCTCAGGACACGGCGCCCGGAACCGGACCGAACTCAGCCGGACCGAACTGGATCAGAAGGAACTGGACCAGGATGGACCGGGGCCGGATGACCGGCCGGGTCCACTCGGTTGGGTGGAGCCCCTCCCCCGGCGGCGGCCCCGTCCTGTCCCGGACCCGCTGGACCCCGTGGACCCACAGGGCCCGGCCCTCTCGTCCCCTCGCGTCGAATTCCGTAATCCCTACCAGACCAACGATCTGGAAGAACCAGCCACCCCTTCCGGCGGCAACGAGCTTCCGGCCCCGCCGAATGCCCGTGAGAACAACGTCTTCGCCGGGAATTCCGGCCGGGCGGAGGGTACCGGGTGGATCGCGCCGGAGGTGCCGCCGTCCGGTCTGCTGTCGATCCCGGATGCCGTCCCGACAGCGGTCGCCCCACCCACGGACGACGAGGACGGGGCCCGATCTCCCGCCCACGGGACCTCCACTCCACAGACGCCCCGCGGCCCGGTGACTCTCAAGGACGCCGCACCCACCGAGCACATCCACCCGGGCATGCCTCCCGCCGATCCCGCCGGGTCTTCCGATCAGGCAGCCACCCGCCTGTGGGACAGCGGCTCCGCCGGGGTGACCGCGGCGTCCTCTGCTCCGCAGACCCACCACATGGGGCCCACCGACCCGACCGGGGCGACCACCACGTCCTCTGACCACGGGACCGACCGCACCGGCCTCCCGCCGGTGCCCGCTGGACCTTCCGGCGCGGTGGCCACCCCCGAGACCGGCTCCTCACCGGCCGAACCGGCCGAACCGGCCGACCAGCCGGGCAACCAGCCGGGCGGCCCTGCGCCCTACCCACCGGCCGACGGACCGACCACCGGCAGCCTGTCCTACGACCGCGCCGCGGTACTGCGGGACATCCGCAATCGGGCTCGACTCGGATCGGACGGAACCGGTACCTGGTCCGGGCACACCGGATCGATCCCGGTCGGCCCCGCGACCGGGGAAAGTACCGCCGTGGACGGCGAAACGCCCGAAGAGCACGGGAAAACCCTGACCAGTGGTCCTGGATCGATCGTCCAGGCGCTACGGGCCTCGGATGCGCCCGCTTCCGGACCGGTGCCGTTCACGTCCGGTGACGGCCGTAGGCCTTCCCCCGGACCGTCGCAGGGAGCAGACTCGCCGCAGCACCCGGACGGCGACGAACCAGCAGACGAACCGGCAGGGGATCGCTGATGGCCATCGACCAGCGCGTGGTGCGGCGGTTGCGGGAAGAGGTCGCCGACCTCCTCGCCCAGCAGCGACGCGAGGACGCCCTGACCGGTGCCCCGGTGATGAGCGCGGAGGACGAGCGGCAGTACGCCCGCGCGGTGATCGGCCGGGTGCTGGATCTGCACGCCCGATCGGAACTCTCGCTGGGACGTACGCCGCCGGAGGCCGACGAGGAGACCGAGCTCGCCGAGGGGATTCACGCGGCGCTGTTCGGGGTCGGCCGGTTGCAGCCGCTGCTCGACGACCCACTCGTGGAGAACATCGACATCAACGGCTGCGACCAGGTTTTCGTGGGGTACGCGGACGGCCGGGAGCTGCCGATGCCGGCGGTGGCCGAGTCGGACGACGAGCTGATCGAGCTGGTGCAGTTGCTCGGCGCCTATTCCGGACTGGCGAGCCGGTCGTTCGACGCGGCCAACCCGCAGCTGGACCTGCGGCTGCCGGACGGGTCCCGGTTGTCGGCGGTGATGGGAGTGACTCCCCGGCCGGCCATCTCGATCCGTCGTTCACGGCTGAGCCGGGTCACGCTCGACCAGCTGGTGAAGAACGAGTCGGTGACGCCGGAGCTGGCGTCGTTCCTCTCGGCGGCGGTACTGGCCCGCAAGAACATCATGATCGCGGGGGCCACGAACGCCGGCAAGACCACACTGCTGCGGGCCCTGGCCCACGAGATCCCGCCGTACGAGCGGCTGATCACGGTGGAGCGGTCGCTGGAGCTGGGGCTGGGCGAGTTTCCCGACCTGCACCCGAACGTGGTGCCGATGGAGGAACGGCTCCCGAATTCCGAGGGGGCGGGCTCGATCGGGATGGCCGACCTGGTGCGCCGATCGCTGCGCATGAACCCGAGCCGGGTGATCGTCGGTGAGGTGCTCGGCGACGAGATCGTCACGATGCTCAATGCGATGAGCCAGGGCAACGACGGCTCACTGTCGACGATCCACTCCAACTCGGCGATCGAGGTGTTCAACCGGATCTGCACGTACGCGATCCAGTCGGCGGAACGGCTGCCGACCGAGGCCACGATGATGCTCATCGCCGGGGCCATCGACTTCGTGGTGTTCGTCGAGCGCCGCAACGACTACGCCGAGGGCGGCAAGCTGCGCCGCATCATCACCAGTGTGCGTGAGGTCAACGGCGTGGACGGCCGGGTGCTCTCGAGCGAGGTGTTCGAGCCGGGCGACGACGGCCGGGCGGTACCGGCGGCGCCGATCTCCTGTATCGACGAGCTGATCCTGAACGGTTACGACCCGGCCGTGGCGGCGGGGTGGACCTCATGATCTCGGAGTTCGGGGCGACCGGTCAGCTGGCCGGG contains:
- a CDS encoding ATPase, T2SS/T4P/T4SS family is translated as MAIDQRVVRRLREEVADLLAQQRREDALTGAPVMSAEDERQYARAVIGRVLDLHARSELSLGRTPPEADEETELAEGIHAALFGVGRLQPLLDDPLVENIDINGCDQVFVGYADGRELPMPAVAESDDELIELVQLLGAYSGLASRSFDAANPQLDLRLPDGSRLSAVMGVTPRPAISIRRSRLSRVTLDQLVKNESVTPELASFLSAAVLARKNIMIAGATNAGKTTLLRALAHEIPPYERLITVERSLELGLGEFPDLHPNVVPMEERLPNSEGAGSIGMADLVRRSLRMNPSRVIVGEVLGDEIVTMLNAMSQGNDGSLSTIHSNSAIEVFNRICTYAIQSAERLPTEATMMLIAGAIDFVVFVERRNDYAEGGKLRRIITSVREVNGVDGRVLSSEVFEPGDDGRAVPAAPISCIDELILNGYDPAVAAGWTS